In Bradyrhizobium erythrophlei, a single genomic region encodes these proteins:
- a CDS encoding MFS transporter, with protein MLDRSQTSASSPPVSDGLPPERRIWAVVAISLAVGLASLDTAIANIALPSIAADLKVSPADVVWVVNVYQIALVATLLPLGALGEIVGYKRIYLGGLLLFTIASLGCACAWSLETLLIARALQGLGASGLMAVNSALIRFAYPNRMLGRGFGYNAMVVGTAFTLGPTVASAILAFEPWPWLFAVNIPFGILAIAIGMRTLPATPRAGHGFDFLGALLAAMCVGLVVLGIGSAAHKAATGVVAAELVVGIVLGLAVIRRQADHPAPMLPIDLFRRPMFALSAATSVCSFAIQGLAFVSLPFYFEDILLRTQVETGFFMTPWPLVVAIMAPVAGRLSDRYPVGLLGGIGLVLLGIGMMLLATLPPSPGILNIVWRMAICGVGFGFFQTPNLRAIMSSAPPGRSGGASGIVATARLTGQTTGAALAALCFALAGREGATVALALGAGFAAVGSVMSFLRLTVQSPKP; from the coding sequence ATGTTGGATCGATCGCAAACCAGCGCGTCATCGCCACCCGTCAGCGACGGCTTGCCGCCCGAACGCCGGATCTGGGCGGTCGTTGCGATTTCGCTCGCGGTGGGATTGGCCTCGCTCGACACCGCGATTGCCAACATCGCGCTGCCGTCGATCGCCGCTGACCTGAAGGTCAGCCCGGCGGACGTCGTCTGGGTCGTCAACGTCTATCAGATCGCGCTGGTGGCCACGCTGCTGCCGCTCGGCGCGCTTGGCGAGATCGTCGGTTACAAGCGGATTTATCTCGGCGGTCTCTTGCTGTTCACGATTGCCTCGCTCGGATGCGCCTGCGCCTGGTCGCTGGAAACGCTGTTGATTGCGCGCGCGTTGCAAGGCCTCGGCGCCAGCGGCCTCATGGCTGTGAATTCGGCGCTGATCCGGTTTGCCTATCCGAACCGGATGCTCGGCCGCGGTTTCGGCTACAACGCGATGGTGGTCGGCACCGCCTTCACGCTGGGGCCGACGGTGGCGTCCGCCATTCTCGCCTTCGAGCCCTGGCCGTGGCTGTTTGCGGTCAATATTCCCTTCGGAATCCTGGCGATCGCGATCGGCATGCGGACGCTGCCGGCGACGCCGCGCGCCGGACACGGCTTCGATTTTCTCGGCGCGTTGCTGGCGGCGATGTGCGTCGGCCTTGTGGTTCTCGGCATCGGCAGCGCGGCGCACAAGGCTGCGACGGGCGTGGTTGCGGCCGAACTTGTCGTCGGAATCGTGCTCGGTCTGGCGGTGATCCGCCGGCAAGCCGATCATCCGGCGCCAATGCTGCCGATCGATCTGTTTCGCCGGCCGATGTTTGCGCTTTCGGCGGCGACGTCGGTGTGTTCGTTTGCGATCCAGGGCCTCGCCTTCGTTTCACTGCCGTTTTATTTCGAGGACATTCTGCTGCGGACGCAGGTCGAGACCGGCTTCTTCATGACGCCGTGGCCGCTGGTGGTGGCGATCATGGCACCCGTCGCCGGCCGCTTGAGCGACCGTTATCCGGTGGGCCTGCTCGGCGGCATCGGCCTCGTCCTGCTCGGGATCGGCATGATGCTGCTGGCAACGTTGCCGCCTTCGCCGGGCATCCTCAACATCGTCTGGCGCATGGCGATCTGCGGGGTCGGCTTCGGCTTCTTCCAGACGCCGAACCTGCGCGCGATCATGTCGAGCGCGCCGCCCGGCCGAAGCGGCGGCGCCAGCGGCATTGTCGCGACCGCGCGCCTGACCGGACAGACGACGGGCGCAGCCCTTGCCGCATTATGTTTTGCGTTGGCCGGGCGTGAGGGCGCGACCGTGGCGCTGGCGCTGGGTGCGGGATTTGCCGCCGTCGGCAGCGTCATGAGCTTTCTGCGGCTCACCGTTCAGTCGCCTAAGCCCTGA
- a CDS encoding SDR family NAD(P)-dependent oxidoreductase: MRLKDRIAIVVGAGQSPGEGMGNGRATAITFAREGASVLCVDRNLASAQETVGLIEARGGKAAAFEADVTKERDLKAMVEEAPRRWGRLDILHNNVGVSLAGGDSELLQLKEEAIDNCVAINLKSCILAAKYAIPIMRNQKSGAIINISSMAAITVYPYVAYKATKAAMIAFTEQLAYQNAEYGIRANVILPGLMDTPMAVDTRAKAFGKSRAEVAAARDAQVPLRHKMGTAWDVANAALFLASDEASFITGVTLPVDGGASVQRG; the protein is encoded by the coding sequence ATGCGGCTGAAAGATCGGATCGCCATCGTAGTTGGAGCGGGCCAGAGCCCTGGCGAAGGCATGGGTAACGGGCGAGCGACCGCGATCACCTTTGCACGCGAAGGCGCATCGGTTTTGTGCGTCGACCGTAACCTCGCCTCCGCCCAGGAAACCGTCGGCCTGATCGAAGCAAGAGGCGGCAAAGCTGCGGCCTTCGAGGCCGACGTTACGAAAGAGCGCGACCTCAAAGCGATGGTGGAGGAAGCCCCAAGGCGCTGGGGCCGGCTCGACATCCTCCACAACAATGTCGGCGTCAGCCTCGCCGGCGGCGATTCCGAATTGCTTCAGCTGAAGGAAGAAGCGATCGACAACTGCGTCGCAATCAATCTCAAGAGCTGCATCCTGGCCGCGAAATACGCGATCCCGATCATGCGGAACCAAAAGAGCGGCGCGATCATCAACATCTCCTCGATGGCGGCTATCACCGTCTATCCCTACGTCGCCTACAAGGCGACCAAGGCGGCGATGATCGCCTTCACCGAACAGCTCGCCTACCAGAATGCCGAATACGGCATCCGCGCCAACGTGATCCTGCCGGGGCTGATGGACACGCCGATGGCGGTCGATACCCGCGCCAAGGCCTTCGGTAAAAGCCGCGCGGAAGTCGCCGCCGCGCGCGACGCCCAGGTGCCGCTGCGCCACAAGATGGGCACCGCCTGGGACGTCGCCAATGCCGCGCTGTTTCTGGCGTCCGATGAAGCCTCTTTCATCACCGGCGTGACACTGCCGGTCGATGGCGGCGCCAGCGTGCAGCGGGGGTAG
- a CDS encoding metallophosphoesterase family protein yields the protein MAEFRLTQISDTHLTRNFTKLTENFRSVSEHIDASRPDLVVNTGDVSWDGPTSRADLEFARELHAALPVDCRYLPGNHDIGDNPTAFGAGSPCPATEELRDTFVSVFSEDRWQFEAANWRFIGLNSVIMNTGIPSELEQEEWLTAQLEGARGKPIALFLHKPLFLNTPGDPEEAATAIRFVPQPDRARLVTLLGAYNVRLVASGHVHQRRDFTYAQTRHIWAPSVGFIVPDHRQDVIGVKETGLVEYRFRPESFEVRHVRAAGQINISLGELIPS from the coding sequence ATGGCCGAGTTTCGTCTGACCCAGATTTCGGATACCCACCTCACCCGCAATTTCACCAAACTGACCGAGAATTTTCGCAGCGTCAGCGAACACATCGACGCCAGCCGTCCCGATCTCGTCGTCAACACCGGCGATGTGTCATGGGATGGCCCGACGAGCCGCGCTGATCTCGAATTCGCCAGGGAACTACACGCCGCGCTGCCGGTCGATTGCCGCTATTTGCCCGGCAACCACGACATCGGCGACAACCCGACCGCCTTCGGCGCTGGATCGCCGTGTCCTGCGACGGAGGAACTCCGCGACACCTTTGTTTCGGTGTTCAGCGAAGATCGCTGGCAATTCGAGGCCGCGAACTGGCGTTTCATCGGGTTGAACTCGGTGATCATGAATACGGGAATTCCGAGCGAACTCGAACAGGAAGAGTGGCTGACGGCCCAGCTCGAGGGCGCGCGGGGAAAACCGATCGCGCTGTTTCTGCATAAGCCGCTATTCCTGAACACGCCGGGCGATCCCGAGGAGGCCGCGACCGCAATCCGCTTTGTTCCCCAACCGGACCGCGCGCGATTGGTCACATTGCTCGGCGCATATAACGTCCGGCTTGTCGCAAGCGGGCACGTGCATCAGCGCCGCGACTTCACCTACGCGCAAACGCGGCACATCTGGGCGCCGTCGGTCGGATTCATCGTCCCGGATCACCGGCAGGACGTGATCGGCGTCAAGGAGACCGGGCTCGTCGAGTACCGGTTTCGCCCGGAGAGTTTCGAGGTCCGGCACGTTCGCGCAGCAGGTCAGATCAATATCAGCCTGGGCGAACTCATCCCCAGTTGA
- a CDS encoding MAPEG family protein: MSVQSVLLPVFVMIGLTFALLIGMVGARRSALVSRETRIKDIALGQPNWPERATQVGNCYRNQFELPVLFYVLIAIALPIRHADLIIVVLSWVFVITRLIHAGVFVSSNNLGRRSMAWLVGALVLLVMWVYFALRILLLI; encoded by the coding sequence ATGTCGGTTCAATCGGTTCTGCTGCCGGTCTTCGTGATGATCGGGCTCACCTTTGCGCTGTTGATCGGCATGGTCGGTGCCCGTCGTTCCGCGCTGGTGAGCCGGGAGACCAGGATCAAGGATATCGCTTTGGGGCAGCCAAACTGGCCTGAACGCGCCACCCAGGTCGGCAATTGCTACCGGAACCAGTTCGAGCTTCCGGTGCTGTTTTACGTGCTGATCGCGATCGCGCTGCCGATCCGCCATGCGGACCTCATCATCGTGGTCCTGTCCTGGGTGTTCGTGATCACCCGCCTGATCCATGCCGGCGTCTTCGTCAGTTCCAACAACCTCGGCCGGCGCTCGATGGCCTGGCTCGTCGGCGCCCTTGTGCTCCTGGTGATGTGGGTCTATTTCGCGCTCAGGATCCTGCTTCTCATCTGA
- the guaB gene encoding IMP dehydrogenase, producing MAQPQGIQAISEAFTFDDVLLKPGLSDILPSDADIRSRVTRSIPLNIPIMASAMDTVTEARMAIAMAQAGGIGVLHRNFDPEAQAAQVRQVKKYESGMVVNPLTIGPDAMLSDAQALMSAHGFSGIPVVTGGGDGRPGKLVGILTNRDVRFATDPRQKISELMTHENLVTVREGVSQDEAKRMLHQHRIEKLLVVDDQYRCVGLITVKDMEKAVAHPLACKDAQGRLRVAAATTVGEGGFERTERLIDAGVDLIVVDTAHGHSARVLESVSRIKRLSNAVQVIAGNIATREGAQALIDAGADSIKVGIGPGSICTTRIVAGVGVPQLTAIMDAVEAAKKADVPVIADGGIKFSGDLAKALAAGADIAMVGSLLAGTDETPGEVFLWQGRSYKAYRGMGSVGAMARGSADRYFQQDIKDTLKLVPEGIEGQVPYKGPVANVMHQLAGGLRAAMGYVGARDIGEFHQKAQFVRITGAGLRESHVHDVTITREAPNYPGGA from the coding sequence CATCCTGCCCTCCGACGCCGATATCCGCTCCCGCGTGACCCGCTCGATCCCGCTCAACATTCCGATCATGGCATCCGCCATGGACACCGTCACCGAAGCGCGCATGGCGATTGCGATGGCGCAGGCGGGCGGCATTGGCGTCCTCCACCGCAATTTCGATCCCGAGGCGCAGGCGGCGCAGGTCCGCCAGGTCAAGAAGTATGAATCCGGAATGGTGGTCAATCCGCTCACCATCGGCCCCGACGCGATGCTTTCGGATGCGCAGGCGCTGATGAGCGCGCACGGTTTTTCCGGCATTCCCGTCGTCACCGGCGGCGGTGACGGACGCCCGGGAAAACTCGTCGGCATTCTCACCAACCGCGACGTGCGTTTCGCGACCGATCCGAGGCAGAAGATTTCCGAACTGATGACGCACGAGAACCTCGTGACCGTGCGCGAGGGCGTCAGCCAGGACGAAGCCAAGCGGATGCTGCACCAGCACCGCATCGAAAAGCTGCTGGTCGTCGACGATCAATATCGCTGCGTCGGCCTGATCACCGTGAAGGACATGGAAAAGGCGGTTGCGCATCCGCTCGCCTGCAAGGACGCACAGGGCCGCCTGCGCGTGGCGGCGGCGACGACCGTCGGCGAGGGCGGTTTCGAACGCACCGAGCGGTTGATCGATGCCGGCGTTGATCTGATCGTGGTCGATACCGCGCATGGTCACTCCGCGCGGGTGCTCGAATCGGTCAGCCGGATCAAGCGGCTGTCGAATGCGGTTCAGGTGATCGCGGGCAATATCGCCACCAGGGAAGGCGCGCAGGCGCTGATCGATGCGGGCGCCGACTCGATCAAGGTCGGCATCGGTCCGGGCTCGATCTGCACCACGCGCATCGTCGCCGGTGTCGGTGTGCCGCAGCTCACCGCGATCATGGACGCGGTGGAAGCCGCGAAAAAGGCCGACGTGCCTGTCATTGCCGACGGCGGCATCAAGTTCTCCGGTGATCTGGCGAAAGCGCTTGCTGCGGGCGCCGACATTGCCATGGTCGGTTCGCTGTTGGCCGGCACCGACGAGACGCCGGGCGAAGTGTTCCTGTGGCAGGGCCGCTCCTACAAAGCCTATCGCGGTATGGGCTCGGTCGGTGCGATGGCCCGCGGCTCGGCGGACCGCTACTTCCAGCAGGACATCAAGGACACGCTGAAGCTGGTGCCCGAGGGCATCGAGGGCCAGGTGCCTTACAAGGGACCGGTCGCCAATGTCATGCATCAGCTCGCCGGCGGCCTGCGCGCCGCGATGGGTTATGTCGGTGCGCGCGACATCGGCGAATTCCACCAGAAGGCACAGTTCGTCCGCATCACCGGCGCGGGCTTGCGCGAAAGCCATGTCCACGACGTGACGATCACGCGCGAGGCGCCGAATTATCCGGGCGGGGCGTAA